In Quercus lobata isolate SW786 chromosome 12, ValleyOak3.0 Primary Assembly, whole genome shotgun sequence, a genomic segment contains:
- the LOC115971058 gene encoding two-component response regulator-like APRR2 isoform X4, with the protein MGVSNFSKLLRTCQPLLGAVEFLRKPLSEEKLRNIWQHVVHKAFNAGGSNLSESLKPVKESVVSMLQLQVENGEPENRISMETENESLVHENDKEHSAGSDKYPAPSTPQLKQGTRLLDDGDCQDQTNCSTEKEIGEQDGESKSVETTCGDSICVGTLQEDKLQIPEKNLVKEEEESADGFKSERKVSHHLHNIDSLSNKGDDCAEKPIKPSQPHNSCGARSNRKKMKVDWTQELHKKFVHAVEQLGVDHAIPSRILELMKVEGLTRHNVASHLQKYRMHRRHILPKEQERRWPRTRDLMQRNYYQQRPVMAYPPYHSNHTLSTAPIYPVWGQPGSQQAGAQLWGQPGYPAWQPTNNWHWNPYPGMPADHAWGCPVVPPTHHPYTSYPQNAAEFYHAGAVDNSCGMPPVDHHPEEEVIDKVVKEAIGKPWLPLPLGLKPPSTDSVLAELCKQGISTIPPNINSSKPR; encoded by the exons ATGGGAGTTTCAAATTTCTCGAAACTGCTAAGGACTTGCCAACCATTA cTAGGTGCAGTTGAGTTCTTGCGGAAGCCACTTTCTGAGGAGAAACTCAGGAATATTTGGCAGCATGTGGTTCACAAG GCATTCAATGCTGGGGGTAGCAACCTCTCTGAATCACTAAAGCCTGTCAAAGAGTCTGTAGTGTCCATGCTGCAGCTACAAGTGGAAAATGGAGAACCTGAGAATAGAATATCAATGGAAACTGAAAATGAGTCCCTTGTTCATGAAAATGACAAGGAGCACTCAGCAGGAAGTGATAAGTACCCAGCTCCTTCGACCCCACAATTGAAACAGGGAACACGGTTACTGGATGATGGGGATTGCCAAGATCAAACTAACTGCTCAACAGAAAAAGAGATCGGTGAGCAAGATGGGGAATCTAAATCTGTCGAAACTACTTGTGGTGATTCAATTTGTGTAGGCACTCTTCAGGAGGACAAACTTCAAATACCAGAAAAGAATCTGGtcaaagaggaagaggagtCTGCTGATGGTTTTAAAAGTGAGAGAAAGGTGTCTCATCACCTACATAATATAGATAGTCTCAGCAACAAAGGAGATGATTGTGCTGAAAAACCAATTAAACCATCTCAACCTCATAATTCATGTGGGGCTAGATCTAATCGGAAGAAGATGAAG GTAGACTGGACACAAGAACTGCACAAGAAGTTTGTGCATGCAGTGGAGCAACTAGGTGTTGATCATGCCATTCCTTCTCGGATACTAGAGCTCATGAAAGTGGAAGGTTTAACAAGGCATAATGTAGCAAGCCATCTCCAG AAATACCGAATGCACAGAAGACATATCTTGCCCAAGGAACAAGAACGGAGATGGCCGCGTACAAGAGATCTAATGCAGAGAAATTATTATCAACAGAGACCAGTCATGGCTTACCCTCCCTATCACTCTAATCACACCCTCTCCACAGCTCCGATTTATCCCGTATGGGGACAACCTGGCAGTCAACAAGCTGGAGCCCAATTGTGGGGTCAACCTGGCTATCCTGCATGGCAACCAACAAATAATTGGCATTGGAACCCTTATCCAGGG ATGCCTGCTGATCATGCTTGGGGCTGCCCTGTTGTGCCACCTACACATCACCCTTATACCTCCTACCCTCAA AATGCTGCAGAATTTTATCATGCTGGTGCAGTTGATAATAGTTGTGGCATGCCACCTGTTGACCATCATCCG GAAGAGGAGGTAATTGACAAGGTTGTGAAAGAGGCAATTGGCAAGCCATGGCTACCCTTACCCTTGGGGCTCAAGCCTCCTTCCACTGATAGTGTACTAGCTGAGCTCTGCAAGCAAGGCATCTCCACCATCCCCCCTAACATCAACAGCTCAAAACCCAGATGA
- the LOC115971058 gene encoding two-component response regulator-like APRR2 isoform X3 yields the protein MLLLWRWEQATAMGVSNFSKLLRTCQPLLGAVEFLRKPLSEEKLRNIWQHVVHKAFNAGGSNLSESLKPVKESVVSMLQLQVENGEPENRISMETENESLVHENDKEHSAGSDKYPAPSTPQLKQGTRLLDDGDCQDQTNCSTEKEIGEQDGESKSVETTCGDSICVGTLQEDKLQIPEKNLVKEEEESADGFKSERKVSHHLHNIDSLSNKGDDCAEKPIKPSQPHNSCGARSNRKKMKVDWTQELHKKFVHAVEQLGVDHAIPSRILELMKVEGLTRHNVASHLQKYRMHRRHILPKEQERRWPRTRDLMQRNYYQQRPVMAYPPYHSNHTLSTAPIYPVWGQPGSQQAGAQLWGQPGYPAWQPTNNWHWNPYPGMPADHAWGCPVVPPTHHPYTSYPQNAAEFYHAGAVDNSCGMPPVDHHPEEEVIDKVVKEAIGKPWLPLPLGLKPPSTDSVLAELCKQGISTIPPNINSSKPR from the exons GTGGGAACAAGCGACAGCCATGGGAGTTTCAAATTTCTCGAAACTGCTAAGGACTTGCCAACCATTA cTAGGTGCAGTTGAGTTCTTGCGGAAGCCACTTTCTGAGGAGAAACTCAGGAATATTTGGCAGCATGTGGTTCACAAG GCATTCAATGCTGGGGGTAGCAACCTCTCTGAATCACTAAAGCCTGTCAAAGAGTCTGTAGTGTCCATGCTGCAGCTACAAGTGGAAAATGGAGAACCTGAGAATAGAATATCAATGGAAACTGAAAATGAGTCCCTTGTTCATGAAAATGACAAGGAGCACTCAGCAGGAAGTGATAAGTACCCAGCTCCTTCGACCCCACAATTGAAACAGGGAACACGGTTACTGGATGATGGGGATTGCCAAGATCAAACTAACTGCTCAACAGAAAAAGAGATCGGTGAGCAAGATGGGGAATCTAAATCTGTCGAAACTACTTGTGGTGATTCAATTTGTGTAGGCACTCTTCAGGAGGACAAACTTCAAATACCAGAAAAGAATCTGGtcaaagaggaagaggagtCTGCTGATGGTTTTAAAAGTGAGAGAAAGGTGTCTCATCACCTACATAATATAGATAGTCTCAGCAACAAAGGAGATGATTGTGCTGAAAAACCAATTAAACCATCTCAACCTCATAATTCATGTGGGGCTAGATCTAATCGGAAGAAGATGAAG GTAGACTGGACACAAGAACTGCACAAGAAGTTTGTGCATGCAGTGGAGCAACTAGGTGTTGATCATGCCATTCCTTCTCGGATACTAGAGCTCATGAAAGTGGAAGGTTTAACAAGGCATAATGTAGCAAGCCATCTCCAG AAATACCGAATGCACAGAAGACATATCTTGCCCAAGGAACAAGAACGGAGATGGCCGCGTACAAGAGATCTAATGCAGAGAAATTATTATCAACAGAGACCAGTCATGGCTTACCCTCCCTATCACTCTAATCACACCCTCTCCACAGCTCCGATTTATCCCGTATGGGGACAACCTGGCAGTCAACAAGCTGGAGCCCAATTGTGGGGTCAACCTGGCTATCCTGCATGGCAACCAACAAATAATTGGCATTGGAACCCTTATCCAGGG ATGCCTGCTGATCATGCTTGGGGCTGCCCTGTTGTGCCACCTACACATCACCCTTATACCTCCTACCCTCAA AATGCTGCAGAATTTTATCATGCTGGTGCAGTTGATAATAGTTGTGGCATGCCACCTGTTGACCATCATCCG GAAGAGGAGGTAATTGACAAGGTTGTGAAAGAGGCAATTGGCAAGCCATGGCTACCCTTACCCTTGGGGCTCAAGCCTCCTTCCACTGATAGTGTACTAGCTGAGCTCTGCAAGCAAGGCATCTCCACCATCCCCCCTAACATCAACAGCTCAAAACCCAGATGA